In the genome of Desulfuromonas sp. DDH964, one region contains:
- a CDS encoding hybrid sensor histidine kinase/response regulator, whose translation MTKSEKPGTSMGQGTVLVVEDQPELAAVLEYQLQSQGYDVLLAEDGLSACRLVGSARPDLILLDILLPDLDGWEVCRLIRSRREEPIGSVPIIMLTALGSMDDRLRGLELGADAFIPKPYSVREVLLTARRLIERRHQERQLHGAIDRLRAQSDRDGMLQDILAHELRNQLLILRGYSGLLSRPELGNGEASRNCIAAIERSSQTLGNLAESLLLLSRCADEGLQLPGDNVEVVALARELLELYQPQAERCRMPLFLDTAAPVLPTGLNSLGLRLILSNLLENALKYAPEGSPVMVRLAVPAGARLELAVEDSGPGIAAEEREKIFRRFVRGSGVGTAPGNGLGLYIVRTLAEVMGGEVRVEDRDPVGSRFVVSFPTPQ comes from the coding sequence ATGACGAAAAGCGAAAAACCGGGGACATCCATGGGGCAGGGGACGGTTCTTGTCGTCGAAGATCAGCCGGAGCTGGCGGCGGTCCTCGAGTACCAGCTGCAAAGCCAGGGCTATGATGTGCTGCTGGCTGAGGATGGCCTCAGCGCCTGTCGCCTCGTCGGTAGCGCCCGGCCCGACCTGATCCTCCTCGACATTCTCCTCCCCGACCTCGACGGCTGGGAGGTCTGCCGGCTGATCCGCTCCCGGCGCGAGGAACCGATCGGCAGCGTGCCGATCATCATGCTCACCGCCCTCGGCTCCATGGATGACCGGCTGCGCGGCCTGGAGCTCGGTGCCGACGCCTTCATCCCCAAGCCCTACTCGGTGCGGGAGGTCCTGTTGACGGCCCGGCGGCTGATCGAGCGGCGCCACCAGGAGCGCCAGTTGCATGGCGCCATCGACCGGCTCCGGGCGCAGAGCGATCGCGACGGGATGCTGCAGGATATCCTCGCCCACGAACTGCGCAACCAGTTGCTGATCCTGCGCGGCTACTCGGGGCTCCTCAGCCGTCCGGAGCTGGGGAATGGTGAAGCGTCGCGCAACTGTATTGCCGCTATCGAGCGCAGTTCGCAGACCCTCGGCAACCTCGCCGAGAGCCTGCTGCTGCTCAGCCGCTGCGCCGACGAGGGGTTGCAGCTGCCCGGCGACAATGTCGAGGTGGTGGCCCTGGCCCGCGAGCTCCTCGAACTCTACCAGCCGCAGGCCGAGCGGTGCCGGATGCCCCTCTTCCTCGACACGGCGGCGCCCGTCCTGCCGACCGGGCTCAACAGTCTCGGCTTACGCCTGATCCTCTCCAACCTCCTCGAAAACGCCCTGAAGTATGCACCGGAAGGGAGTCCGGTGATGGTGCGGTTGGCGGTTCCCGCCGGCGCCCGGCTGGAGCTGGCGGTGGAGGACAGTGGCCCGGGGATTGCCGCAGAAGAGCGGGAAAAGATCTTCCGGCGCTTCGTCCGCGGCAGCGGTGTCGGCACGGCCCCTGGCAACGGCCTCGGCCTCTATATCGTCCGGACCCTCGCCGAGGTGATGGGGGGCGAGGTCCGGGTCGAGGATCGGGACCCGGTCGGCAGTCGTTTCGTGGTCAGCTTTCCGACGCCGCAATGA
- a CDS encoding alpha/beta fold hydrolase: MEMKIPTPDMFYSHDGIPLACDCGGEGGPLLLFVHGWTCRRSYWRPQLDHFSSRYAVAAPDLPGHGDSANGSRSRSRSRWSVESFGRDIAACVDALTAREVVLVGHSMGGAVALEAARQLGAKVVGVVLVDTFVIDYGGLSAETVQAIAAPFQEDFAAAMAGLVEQTATAATPAALKKQLIEEMSTADPAWALPAWEALLTWSPQAAFSELRMPIYAINGALIPASARERCAPFVTETLVPGAGHFLQMEDPAHFNKVLEEVLGQLS, translated from the coding sequence ATGGAAATGAAAATTCCCACCCCAGACATGTTCTATTCCCATGACGGGATTCCTCTCGCCTGCGATTGTGGTGGCGAAGGCGGGCCGCTCCTCCTTTTTGTCCATGGCTGGACCTGCCGGCGCAGCTACTGGCGCCCCCAGCTTGACCACTTCAGTTCCCGCTATGCGGTGGCCGCACCCGACTTGCCCGGCCACGGCGACTCGGCCAACGGCAGCCGCAGCCGCAGCCGCAGCCGCTGGAGTGTGGAGTCCTTCGGCCGGGATATTGCCGCCTGTGTTGACGCTCTTACGGCAAGAGAAGTGGTTTTGGTTGGCCATTCGATGGGCGGCGCCGTCGCGCTGGAAGCCGCCCGGCAGCTGGGTGCAAAGGTCGTCGGCGTGGTGCTGGTCGACACCTTTGTCATCGATTACGGTGGTTTGTCCGCGGAGACGGTTCAGGCCATTGCTGCGCCGTTCCAGGAGGATTTCGCCGCCGCCATGGCCGGCCTGGTCGAGCAGACCGCCACTGCGGCCACCCCGGCGGCCCTCAAAAAACAGTTGATCGAGGAGATGTCCACCGCCGACCCTGCCTGGGCCCTGCCGGCCTGGGAGGCTCTCCTCACCTGGAGCCCGCAGGCCGCCTTCAGCGAACTGCGGATGCCAATCTACGCCATCAATGGCGCGCTGATCCCGGCCTCGGCCCGCGAGCGGTGCGCACCCTTCGTCACCGAAACCCTGGTCCCCGGGGCCGGACACTTCCTGCAAATGGAGGACCCGGCGCACTTCAACAAGGTCCTGGAAGAGGTTCTGGGCCAGCTTTCCTGA
- a CDS encoding helix-turn-helix transcriptional regulator: protein MDVAGNISLPAQLAQQRERLLERIYATVAEPGDWRAFLNDLIAHTNSRSARLLVMNSQATRVISSIKQNIDDDFHHQYVEHYVNACPWRPELLQKQPGRLYSTYLHFSCRQPDFFRSEFYNDWARPQDIHHGICGTIYQDTGRTVQLLVQRTRGQGHYTEADTAYVNNFVPHLQHAFQLAGQVGERRARAEAVAIAAGEEVLPFILLDFTLRPVHCNSGAEAFIGSDTPLTLANGQLRLADRSQDPSLQRLLQQCLAAADSRGLHFAGGSLAVERADGSILQLLVKPVHPDVPVLGGRTTGYVAVYLHDPEAGLPMDGERLRSLYALSDAETRIALALLATPDPAEVARRCFVSLHTVRSHLKTIFAKTDTRNQADLVKKLLAGPARRR from the coding sequence ATGGACGTCGCAGGCAACATTTCTCTTCCGGCCCAGTTGGCGCAGCAGCGCGAGCGCCTGCTCGAACGCATCTATGCAACCGTCGCCGAGCCCGGCGACTGGCGCGCCTTTCTCAATGACCTGATTGCCCATACCAACTCCCGTTCGGCCCGTCTGCTGGTCATGAACTCCCAGGCAACCCGGGTCATTTCGAGCATCAAGCAGAATATCGACGACGATTTTCATCACCAGTACGTTGAGCACTATGTCAACGCCTGCCCCTGGCGTCCCGAATTGCTGCAAAAACAACCGGGCCGCCTCTACTCAACCTATCTCCACTTCAGTTGCCGTCAGCCCGATTTTTTTCGCAGCGAATTCTACAACGACTGGGCGCGGCCGCAGGATATCCACCACGGAATCTGCGGCACCATTTACCAGGATACCGGGCGCACCGTACAGCTGCTGGTCCAGCGCACCCGCGGCCAGGGCCATTACACCGAGGCGGACACGGCCTACGTCAATAATTTTGTCCCGCACCTGCAGCATGCCTTTCAGCTGGCCGGCCAGGTCGGCGAGCGCCGCGCCAGGGCCGAGGCGGTGGCGATCGCGGCGGGAGAAGAGGTTCTCCCCTTTATCCTGCTCGATTTCACGCTGCGACCGGTCCACTGCAATTCCGGGGCGGAAGCTTTCATCGGCAGCGACACCCCCCTGACCCTGGCCAACGGCCAATTGCGCCTTGCCGACCGGTCACAGGACCCTTCCCTGCAGCGGTTGTTGCAGCAGTGCCTGGCGGCCGCCGATTCCCGGGGTCTCCATTTTGCCGGTGGATCCCTGGCGGTGGAGCGCGCCGACGGCTCGATCCTGCAGCTGCTGGTCAAGCCGGTCCATCCCGATGTCCCGGTCCTCGGGGGGAGGACCACCGGTTATGTGGCGGTTTATCTCCATGATCCCGAAGCGGGCCTGCCCATGGACGGCGAGCGCTTGCGCAGCCTCTATGCCCTCTCGGATGCCGAAACCCGCATCGCCCTGGCCCTGCTGGCAACCCCCGACCCGGCGGAGGTGGCCCGGCGCTGCTTTGTCAGTCTCCATACCGTCCGTTCCCACCTCAAGACGATCTTTGCCAAAACCGACACCCGCAACCAGGCGGACCTGGTGAAAAAACTGCTGGCCGGCCCCGCCCGGCGCCGCTAG
- a CDS encoding acyl-CoA dehydrogenase, with the protein MSFKTFRRNYLIRPIFKLARRALPGLSATEREALTAGDVWWDSDLFTGNPDWEKLLATPPATLSEEEQSFLDGPVQELCSMLDEWEINRSRGDLPPAVWEFLKREKFFAMIIPREYGGLEFSAYANSEVIRTIASRSLVTAVTVMVPNSLGPAELLLQYGTDAQRDFWLRRLADGRELPCFALTSLEAGSDAAAMVDCGVVCRDQFDGEEVLGIRLNWSKRYITLGPVATVLGLAFKLYDPDHLLGDLEDIGITLALVPTNLPGVEIGRRHLPAFQFFQNGPNQGHDVFITLDHVIGGREQVGKGWRMLMSALAVGRGVSLPSLSAAATALCARTTGAYARIRHQFGIPIGQFEGIQERLGPLAADAYLVDAARRLTCAGLDQGRKLSVISAIMKVHATYAMRSAIDHAMDVHGGKTVIDGPLNYLGDAYRAVPVGITVEGANILTRSMIIFGQGAIRCHPWLLKEMLALEEEDPDAALAAFDESFSGHFRHGFKTFFRAWVRSWSGGRIGPAPAQGKATKYYRRLDRYAASFALLADATLLLLGGGLKRKEMISARLGDILSELYLLSAVLKRWQDEGQPAEDLPLVAFAMESRFALIEERLHGVLANLPNRPLAALVRFIILPLGVRRHGPSDRLTRRCAELLLAPSATRERLTAGLFLKGGANVAVAGLEQAFDLVIASAPLQQRLHEARCRDFREGFEKGLLSAKEADLLEECAKAVAQVLAVDDFAAEELGESNFSATAGS; encoded by the coding sequence ATGTCGTTCAAAACCTTTCGTCGCAACTACCTGATTCGGCCGATCTTCAAGCTGGCCCGGCGCGCGCTCCCCGGCCTCTCGGCGACGGAGCGCGAGGCGCTCACCGCCGGTGACGTCTGGTGGGACAGTGATCTTTTCACCGGCAACCCGGACTGGGAAAAGCTCCTCGCCACGCCGCCGGCGACGCTGAGTGAAGAGGAGCAGTCCTTTCTCGACGGTCCGGTGCAGGAACTCTGCAGCATGCTGGACGAATGGGAGATCAACCGGAGCCGCGGCGACCTGCCGCCCGCGGTCTGGGAATTTCTCAAACGCGAAAAGTTCTTCGCCATGATCATTCCGCGCGAATACGGCGGGCTCGAATTCTCGGCCTACGCCAACTCGGAGGTGATCCGGACCATCGCCTCACGCAGCCTCGTCACCGCCGTCACGGTGATGGTTCCCAACTCCCTCGGCCCGGCAGAGTTGCTGCTGCAGTACGGCACCGACGCGCAGCGTGATTTCTGGCTGCGGCGCCTCGCCGACGGCCGCGAACTCCCCTGTTTTGCCCTGACCAGCCTCGAAGCCGGCTCCGACGCGGCGGCGATGGTCGACTGCGGCGTGGTCTGCCGGGATCAGTTCGACGGCGAGGAGGTGCTCGGCATCCGCCTCAACTGGAGCAAGCGCTACATCACCCTCGGTCCGGTCGCCACGGTCCTCGGCCTCGCCTTCAAGCTTTATGACCCTGACCATCTGCTCGGCGACCTGGAGGATATCGGCATCACCCTGGCGCTGGTGCCGACGAACCTGCCGGGAGTCGAAATCGGCCGGCGCCACCTGCCGGCGTTCCAGTTCTTCCAGAATGGCCCCAACCAGGGACACGACGTCTTCATCACTCTGGACCACGTCATCGGCGGCCGGGAGCAGGTCGGCAAGGGGTGGCGCATGCTGATGAGCGCCCTCGCCGTCGGCCGCGGCGTTTCGCTCCCCTCCCTTTCGGCGGCCGCGACGGCCCTCTGCGCCCGCACCACCGGCGCCTACGCCCGCATCCGCCACCAGTTCGGTATCCCTATCGGCCAGTTCGAGGGGATCCAGGAGCGTCTCGGCCCCCTCGCTGCGGACGCCTACCTGGTCGATGCCGCTCGTCGCCTGACCTGTGCCGGCCTTGACCAGGGGCGCAAGCTCTCGGTGATCTCGGCGATCATGAAGGTCCATGCCACCTACGCGATGCGCTCCGCCATCGACCATGCCATGGACGTCCACGGCGGCAAGACCGTGATCGACGGTCCTCTCAACTACCTTGGCGACGCCTACCGCGCGGTGCCGGTGGGGATCACCGTCGAGGGGGCGAATATCCTCACCCGCAGCATGATCATCTTCGGCCAGGGGGCGATCCGCTGCCACCCCTGGCTCCTCAAGGAGATGCTCGCTCTCGAGGAGGAAGATCCGGACGCGGCGCTCGCCGCCTTCGATGAAAGCTTCTCGGGGCACTTCCGTCATGGCTTCAAGACCTTCTTCCGCGCCTGGGTGCGCAGCTGGTCCGGCGGCCGCATCGGCCCGGCCCCGGCCCAGGGGAAGGCGACGAAGTATTACCGGCGCCTCGATCGCTATGCCGCCAGCTTCGCCCTGCTGGCCGATGCGACCCTGCTCCTCCTCGGCGGCGGGCTCAAGCGCAAGGAGATGATCTCGGCCCGCCTCGGCGACATCCTCAGCGAGCTCTATCTCCTCTCGGCGGTCCTCAAGCGCTGGCAGGACGAGGGGCAACCGGCGGAGGACTTGCCGCTGGTCGCCTTCGCCATGGAGAGCCGCTTTGCCCTCATCGAGGAGCGGCTGCACGGCGTCCTCGCCAATCTCCCCAACCGGCCGCTGGCGGCGCTTGTCCGCTTCATCATCCTGCCGCTGGGGGTGCGCCGCCACGGACCCTCCGATCGGCTCACCCGGCGCTGCGCCGAGCTTCTCCTCGCCCCTTCGGCCACCCGCGAGCGCCTGACGGCCGGCCTCTTCCTCAAGGGAGGCGCCAACGTCGCCGTCGCCGGTCTGGAGCAGGCTTTCGACCTGGTGATCGCGAGCGCTCCGCTGCAGCAGCGCCTGCACGAGGCGCGTTGTCGCGACTTCCGGGAGGGGTTCGAAAAAGGACTGCTCAGCGCGAAGGAAGCCGACCTGCTGGAAGAGTGCGCGAAGGCGGTCGCGCAGGTATTGGCGGTCGATGATTTTGCCGCGGAGGAACTCGGCGAGAGCAACTTTTCCGCTACGGCCGGAAGCTGA